One window of the Microvirga mediterraneensis genome contains the following:
- a CDS encoding MDR/zinc-dependent alcohol dehydrogenase-like family protein, translating into MRAAILTGPGRIKVSEVARPVPGRGQVRLRLEGCGVCASNLTPWAGPEWMQYPTEPGALGHEAWGFVDAVGEGVEDLAVGDRVAALSYKSYAEYDLAEADVVVRLPDALAGQAFPGEPLGCAMNIFRRSDIVAGQTIAIVGIGFLGAILTKLASDAGARVIAISRRPFSLELARRMGAVETIPMDDHHAIIEQVKELTGGTFCDRVIEAVGKQWPLDLAGELTRERGKLIVAGYHQDGPRQVNMWLWNWRGIDVINAHERDPKIYVQGLREAVDAIASGRLDPSVLYTHTYPLERLDEALNATRDRPDGFLKALVTY; encoded by the coding sequence ATGCGGGCAGCCATCCTCACGGGACCCGGGCGGATCAAGGTCAGCGAGGTGGCGCGTCCGGTGCCGGGGCGAGGACAGGTGCGGCTTCGCCTGGAAGGCTGTGGCGTCTGCGCATCCAACCTGACACCTTGGGCCGGCCCCGAATGGATGCAGTATCCCACCGAGCCGGGCGCTCTCGGACATGAAGCCTGGGGCTTCGTGGACGCGGTCGGCGAAGGTGTCGAAGACCTGGCGGTCGGAGACCGGGTCGCGGCGCTCTCCTACAAATCCTATGCGGAATACGATCTGGCAGAGGCCGACGTGGTCGTACGCCTGCCTGATGCCCTGGCGGGCCAGGCTTTTCCCGGTGAGCCGCTCGGCTGCGCGATGAACATCTTCCGGCGCAGCGACATCGTGGCCGGGCAGACGATCGCCATTGTTGGCATCGGCTTTCTCGGCGCCATTCTCACGAAGCTCGCCTCTGACGCCGGCGCGCGGGTGATCGCGATCTCGCGACGGCCGTTCTCGCTCGAGCTGGCACGCCGCATGGGCGCGGTCGAGACGATCCCGATGGACGATCACCATGCGATCATCGAGCAAGTCAAGGAACTGACCGGCGGCACGTTCTGCGACCGCGTGATCGAGGCCGTCGGCAAGCAATGGCCGCTTGATCTCGCCGGGGAACTGACCCGCGAGCGCGGCAAGCTGATCGTGGCCGGCTATCATCAGGATGGCCCGCGGCAGGTCAATATGTGGCTCTGGAACTGGCGCGGCATCGACGTGATCAACGCGCATGAACGCGATCCGAAGATCTACGTGCAGGGTTTGCGCGAGGCGGTGGATGCTATCGCGTCGGGGCGCCTCGATCCGAGCGTCCTCTACACCCACACCTATCCTCTGGAGCGACTCGACGAAGCGCTGAACGCCACGCGCGACCGGCCCGACGGTTTCCTCAAGGCCCTGGTGACGTACTGA
- a CDS encoding catalase: MAKNPKAPSGTSDQVLTNRQGHPITNNQSQRTVGSRGPATLENYQFLEKITHFDRERIPERVVHARGFVCYGELEVTGKIGDEPASKYTRAKLFQTAGKKTPLAIRFSTVIGGRDSSEVARDPRGFAVKFYTEDGNWDLVGNNLAVFFIRDAIKFPDVIHSLKPDPVTFRQEPNRIFDFMSQTPESMHMLTHLFSPRGIPASYRHMEGFGVNTYKMVNAQGDTVLVKYHFHPRCGLASLTAEEAAKVQGQDLGSASKDLYEAIERGEHPQWDMYVQIMEDYDHPELDWDPLDDTKIWPEKDFPLRHVGVMTLNRNVEDHFNENEQIAMGTGVLVDGLDFSDDKMLVGRTFSYSDTQRYRVGTNYLQLPVNQAKNAKVSTNLNGGQMSYRRDLAPGQNPHINFEPSIHNGLHESPREEPNNPPEIHGRLTRSVIERRNDYIHARGRYCTMMDWERDDLVLNMGTLLAQCERDVQERMVWHLLLVHDDYGTRVGEMLGIKADDVKALPPLPKQVLTDEDKRRLQNLGRNGDKIDPAVWGQWTSSVKNYKASAEEVLGGMRNVPTKPATRQAAE, from the coding sequence ATGGCTAAGAATCCTAAAGCGCCGTCGGGAACGTCCGATCAGGTCCTGACGAACAGGCAGGGCCATCCTATCACCAACAACCAATCCCAGCGCACCGTGGGCAGCCGTGGGCCGGCCACGCTGGAGAACTATCAATTCCTCGAGAAGATCACCCATTTCGACCGTGAGCGCATACCGGAACGCGTCGTCCATGCCCGCGGCTTCGTGTGCTATGGCGAACTCGAGGTGACCGGCAAGATCGGCGACGAGCCGGCATCGAAATACACCCGCGCCAAGCTGTTTCAGACCGCCGGCAAGAAAACGCCGCTTGCCATCCGCTTCTCGACCGTGATCGGCGGTCGCGATTCCTCGGAAGTGGCACGCGATCCGCGTGGCTTTGCCGTGAAGTTCTATACCGAGGACGGCAATTGGGATCTCGTTGGTAACAACCTGGCAGTGTTTTTCATACGAGATGCCATCAAGTTTCCAGATGTCATCCACTCCCTGAAGCCGGATCCCGTCACTTTCCGCCAGGAGCCGAACCGTATCTTCGACTTCATGAGCCAGACGCCCGAATCCATGCACATGCTGACCCATCTGTTCAGCCCGCGCGGCATTCCGGCGAGCTACCGGCACATGGAGGGCTTCGGCGTCAACACGTACAAGATGGTCAATGCCCAGGGCGATACCGTGCTGGTGAAGTACCATTTCCATCCGCGCTGCGGGCTGGCGAGCCTGACGGCCGAGGAAGCGGCCAAGGTGCAGGGGCAGGATCTCGGATCGGCCTCCAAGGACCTCTACGAGGCCATCGAGCGCGGCGAGCATCCCCAATGGGACATGTACGTGCAGATCATGGAAGACTATGATCATCCGGAGCTCGACTGGGATCCGCTGGACGATACCAAGATCTGGCCCGAGAAGGATTTCCCCCTGCGGCACGTGGGCGTCATGACCCTGAACCGCAATGTGGAGGATCACTTCAACGAGAACGAGCAGATCGCCATGGGCACCGGCGTCCTCGTGGATGGACTGGACTTCTCCGACGACAAGATGCTGGTAGGCCGGACCTTCTCGTATTCCGACACCCAGCGGTACCGGGTCGGGACGAACTACCTGCAGCTGCCGGTGAACCAGGCCAAGAATGCCAAGGTGTCGACCAACCTGAACGGCGGGCAGATGTCCTACCGCCGCGATCTGGCCCCGGGACAGAACCCGCACATCAACTTCGAGCCTTCGATCCATAACGGCCTGCATGAATCGCCCCGCGAGGAGCCCAACAACCCGCCGGAGATCCACGGGCGGCTGACCCGCAGCGTGATAGAACGGCGCAATGACTACATCCATGCCCGGGGCCGCTACTGCACCATGATGGATTGGGAGCGCGACGATCTCGTCCTCAACATGGGCACGCTCCTGGCCCAGTGCGAGCGGGACGTGCAGGAGCGCATGGTGTGGCACCTCCTTCTGGTACACGACGATTACGGAACCCGCGTCGGAGAGATGCTCGGCATCAAGGCCGACGACGTGAAGGCTCTTCCGCCGCTGCCGAAGCAGGTCCTGACCGACGAGGACAAGCGACGCCTGCAGAATCTCGGCAGGAACGGCGACAAGATCGATCCGGCCGTGTGGGGCCAGTGGACGAGTTCCGTGAAGAACTACAAGGCTTCTGCCGAGGAGGTGCTGGGCGGCATGCGCAACGTACCGACGAAGCCGGCGACGCGTCAGGCCGCCGAATAG
- a CDS encoding Gfo/Idh/MocA family protein gives MVQQAVLKTSSGTSPARPRLGFLGVGWIGRHRMQAILGAGVADVAAIADPSPDMAAEAGKLAPKAQLVSSLDEILDLGVDGVVIATPSAMHAAQSIQALEHGVAVFCQKPLGRTAAEVQAVVDAARKAGRLLCVDLSYRFTEGMRRIREIIDSGELGHVYAVDLVFHNAYGPDKPWFYDPALSGGGCVMDLGVHLVDLALWALNNPGVGGVTGKLFAGGAPLKDSASQVEDYAVATVELNTGAVIQLACSWRLQAGSDAIISATFYGTQGGVALRNVNGSFYDFTAERYWGTSRETLTSPPDEWGGRAAADWASRLAAGEGFDRAAEQLVDVAKVLDRIYGR, from the coding sequence ATGGTGCAACAGGCTGTGCTCAAGACGAGTTCTGGAACCTCTCCCGCGCGTCCGCGTCTCGGCTTCCTCGGCGTCGGCTGGATCGGGCGGCACCGCATGCAGGCGATCCTCGGCGCCGGTGTCGCCGACGTTGCTGCCATTGCCGACCCATCTCCCGACATGGCCGCCGAAGCCGGCAAGCTGGCGCCCAAAGCGCAACTGGTTTCCAGTCTCGACGAGATCCTCGACCTCGGCGTTGATGGCGTCGTGATTGCAACCCCTAGTGCCATGCATGCGGCGCAGTCGATCCAAGCTTTGGAGCACGGCGTCGCCGTGTTCTGCCAGAAGCCGCTCGGGCGAACCGCGGCAGAGGTGCAGGCGGTGGTCGATGCGGCGCGAAAGGCCGGTCGCCTGCTATGTGTCGACCTCTCATACCGCTTTACGGAAGGCATGCGGCGCATCCGCGAGATCATCGATTCAGGCGAACTGGGACACGTCTATGCCGTGGATCTCGTGTTCCACAACGCCTATGGCCCGGACAAGCCCTGGTTCTACGATCCAGCTCTGTCCGGGGGCGGCTGCGTGATGGATCTCGGTGTCCATCTGGTCGATCTCGCCCTTTGGGCATTGAACAACCCCGGCGTCGGGGGTGTCACGGGCAAGCTCTTCGCAGGTGGCGCGCCGCTCAAGGATTCCGCCTCGCAGGTGGAAGATTATGCCGTCGCGACTGTCGAGCTGAACACGGGCGCCGTGATCCAGCTCGCCTGTTCCTGGCGGCTTCAGGCCGGATCCGATGCAATCATCTCGGCCACGTTCTACGGAACGCAGGGCGGCGTGGCGCTGCGCAACGTGAACGGTTCGTTCTATGACTTTACGGCCGAGCGCTATTGGGGCACGTCGCGCGAGACGCTGACCTCCCCGCCGGACGAATGGGGCGGACGCGCGGCGGCAGATTGGGCATCCCGCCTGGCGGCCGGGGAGGGGTTCGATCGGGCCGCAGAGCAACTGGTCGATGTCGCAAAGGTGCTCGACCGGATTTATGGACGATAG
- a CDS encoding SpoVR family protein: MSVTLDDNLLFHGADWDFGTIQRIHDAVEAIGVGELGLDVYPNQIEVITAEQMLDAYASIGMPLFYKHWSFGKRFALHESSYRQGLTGLAYEIVINSNPCISYIMEENSATMQTLVIAHAAFGHNHFFKNNYLFTEWTDADGILDYLEFAKGYITRCEERYGHAAVERVLDAAHALMSHGVHRYPRKKRPDLRSEERRERERHLHQEQTFNDLWRTVPTKGAAAKPQLSEERRRALLELPQENILYFLEKSAPRLQPWQREILRIVRQIAQYFYPQRQTKVMNEGCATYCHYRIMTRLHETGQISDGSFLEFLQSHTNVTRQPEFDDPHYGGINPYALGFGMMQDIERICTEPTAEDRNWFPDIAGSGDAMAVLRDVWANYRDESFISQFLSPHLIRQWRMFHLVDDPDQPELMIEAIHDERGYRRLRRSLSRHYDVGWSDPDIQVIDVDLAGDRRLILHHHVLNRTLLHKDDAQRVLQMVANLWGYAVVLKEVEPATGAIFQEHVAHPHETLF, encoded by the coding sequence ATGAGCGTGACCCTGGACGACAACCTGCTGTTCCATGGGGCCGATTGGGATTTCGGAACGATCCAGCGCATCCATGACGCCGTCGAGGCTATCGGGGTCGGCGAGCTGGGGCTCGACGTCTATCCAAACCAGATCGAGGTGATCACCGCCGAGCAGATGCTCGACGCCTATGCGTCGATCGGCATGCCCCTATTTTATAAGCACTGGTCCTTCGGCAAGCGCTTCGCCCTGCATGAATCGAGCTATCGCCAGGGGCTCACGGGCCTGGCCTACGAGATCGTCATCAACTCGAACCCGTGCATCTCCTATATCATGGAGGAGAACTCGGCGACGATGCAGACACTCGTCATCGCCCACGCGGCTTTCGGACACAACCATTTCTTCAAGAACAACTACCTCTTCACGGAATGGACCGATGCGGATGGGATTCTCGACTATCTCGAATTCGCCAAGGGCTACATCACGCGCTGCGAGGAGCGTTACGGACATGCGGCCGTAGAGCGCGTTCTCGATGCAGCCCATGCCCTGATGTCGCACGGGGTGCACCGCTATCCGCGCAAGAAGCGGCCCGACCTGCGCTCGGAGGAGCGCCGGGAGCGGGAGCGCCATCTCCACCAGGAGCAGACCTTCAACGACCTGTGGCGTACGGTGCCGACCAAGGGAGCGGCCGCGAAGCCGCAGCTGAGCGAGGAGCGCCGCCGCGCCCTTCTCGAACTGCCGCAGGAAAACATCCTGTATTTCCTCGAAAAGTCCGCGCCGCGCCTGCAGCCCTGGCAGCGCGAGATCCTGCGCATCGTGCGTCAGATCGCCCAGTATTTCTATCCGCAGCGCCAGACCAAGGTGATGAACGAGGGCTGCGCCACCTATTGCCACTACCGCATCATGACCCGCCTGCACGAGACGGGGCAAATCAGCGATGGCTCCTTTCTCGAATTTCTGCAATCCCATACCAACGTGACCCGGCAGCCCGAATTCGACGACCCGCATTATGGCGGCATCAATCCTTACGCCCTGGGCTTCGGCATGATGCAGGACATCGAGCGCATCTGCACTGAGCCGACCGCGGAGGACCGGAACTGGTTCCCCGACATCGCGGGCAGTGGCGATGCCATGGCGGTTCTGCGCGATGTTTGGGCGAACTACCGCGACGAGAGCTTCATCTCGCAGTTCCTGAGCCCCCACCTGATCCGGCAATGGCGTATGTTCCATCTCGTCGATGATCCGGACCAGCCTGAGCTCATGATCGAGGCGATCCACGACGAGCGTGGCTATCGGCGTCTGCGGCGCTCGCTCTCGCGCCATTACGATGTCGGGTGGAGCGATCCCGACATCCAGGTGATCGACGTGGACCTTGCCGGAGACAGGCGTCTGATCCTGCATCATCACGTTCTCAACCGAACCTTGCTGCACAAGGACGACGCCCAGCGGGTGCTTCAGATGGTAGCCAATCTCTGGGGCTATGCGGTGGTGCTGAAAGAGGTGGAGCCGGCCACGGGGGCGATCTTCCAGGAACACGTGGCTCACCCGCACGAAACACTCTTCTAA
- a CDS encoding YeaH/YhbH family protein, translating into MYIIDRRLNPGGKSLANRQRFLRRAKAQIQRAVRQTAGDRDITDLERGGEVSIPADGVREPSFRRSGEGGVHDHILPGNKRFVEGDTIERPPGGGSGATGGDSGEGEDDFRFVLTRDEFLDLFLDDLELPDLAKRRVATVETQGLRRAGYTVTGSPVNLALLRSMRNALSRRIAMRRPKTEDLLRLQAEIVRLEEQDGSSERLIALREELEQLQLRTKRFPYIDPIDLRYRRFEPVSKPVAQAVMFCLMDVSGSMTEHMKDLAKRFYMLLYIFLTRRYKHVEIVFIRHTHEAKEVDEETFFNSPETGGTVVSSALREMQRIVDERYSPDAWNIYAAQASDGDNSPNDGATSAALLRDVILPVCQYYAYLEVGSDSDRMQTGFINHRTSLWQTYEALLEEGANLAMRKVNHRREIYPVFRELFRRRDAEAGARVP; encoded by the coding sequence ATGTACATCATCGACCGGCGCCTCAACCCAGGGGGCAAGAGTCTGGCCAACCGCCAACGTTTCCTGCGCCGCGCCAAGGCGCAGATCCAGCGGGCCGTACGCCAGACCGCAGGCGATCGGGACATCACCGATCTCGAACGGGGAGGGGAGGTCTCTATCCCGGCCGATGGCGTTCGCGAGCCCAGCTTCCGGCGGTCCGGCGAGGGCGGTGTGCACGATCACATCCTGCCCGGCAACAAGCGCTTTGTCGAAGGCGATACCATCGAGCGGCCCCCAGGTGGCGGGAGTGGCGCAACGGGTGGCGACAGCGGCGAGGGCGAGGACGATTTCCGCTTCGTCCTGACCCGTGACGAGTTTCTCGATCTTTTCCTCGACGACCTGGAGCTGCCGGATCTCGCAAAGCGGCGCGTTGCGACAGTGGAGACACAAGGCTTGCGGCGGGCCGGCTATACGGTCACCGGTTCACCCGTGAACCTCGCCCTGCTGCGCTCCATGCGCAACGCCCTCTCCCGCCGCATCGCCATGCGGCGGCCGAAAACCGAGGATCTGCTCCGTCTTCAGGCGGAGATCGTCCGCCTCGAGGAGCAGGATGGCTCGTCCGAGCGCCTGATTGCCCTGCGCGAGGAGCTGGAGCAGCTGCAGCTGCGCACCAAGCGCTTCCCCTATATCGATCCCATCGACTTACGCTATCGTCGCTTCGAGCCGGTCTCGAAGCCTGTGGCCCAGGCCGTCATGTTCTGCCTTATGGACGTTTCGGGCTCCATGACCGAGCACATGAAGGATTTGGCCAAGCGCTTCTACATGCTGCTCTATATCTTCCTGACGCGGCGCTACAAGCATGTGGAGATCGTCTTTATCCGCCACACCCACGAGGCCAAGGAGGTGGATGAGGAAACCTTCTTCAACAGTCCCGAGACCGGCGGAACGGTGGTGTCCTCCGCCCTGCGCGAGATGCAGCGGATCGTGGACGAGCGCTATTCGCCGGATGCGTGGAACATCTACGCCGCCCAGGCCTCCGATGGGGACAACTCGCCCAACGACGGCGCCACCAGCGCCGCCCTGCTGCGTGACGTGATCCTGCCGGTCTGCCAGTATTATGCCTATCTTGAGGTCGGCAGCGACAGCGACCGGATGCAGACCGGTTTCATCAACCACAGGACATCCCTATGGCAGACCTATGAGGCGCTGCTGGAGGAGGGGGCCAACCTCGCCATGCGCAAGGTGAACCACCGTCGCGAGATCTATCCGGTCTTCCGCGAACTCTTCCGCCGGCGCGATGCGGAAGCAGGAGCGAGGGTGCCATGA
- a CDS encoding YihY/virulence factor BrkB family protein: MFSETWRLLKVAFAGWWNDRAMSLGASIAFFTVFSLAPMLLAAIAVAGLAFGREAAQGAIVGELGGLIGTKEASALEAMIASASNVGSGLIGTTVGIVTFLLLVTGAVVELQDDLNIIWKTKPPASYGILDFVRTRLVSLALILGIGFLLLVSLVIDTGLTAIGHYLEANFSGATIILRFLNSLVAFAIATLLFAMMFKMLPAVDLRWSDVWTGSLVTALLFTIGKFLIGYYLGKSNVASSYGAAASVITILLWIYYSSLILLFGAEFTKAYAESRGSRGPGRLPESQRETGREAPARSNSTMT, from the coding sequence ATGTTTTCCGAGACTTGGCGGCTTTTGAAGGTGGCATTCGCGGGCTGGTGGAACGATCGCGCCATGAGCCTTGGCGCCTCCATCGCGTTCTTCACCGTCTTCTCCCTCGCCCCGATGCTGCTCGCGGCCATCGCGGTTGCCGGGCTGGCCTTCGGGCGGGAGGCCGCGCAGGGCGCCATCGTCGGGGAGCTCGGAGGATTGATCGGGACCAAGGAGGCTTCCGCCCTGGAGGCCATGATCGCCAGCGCCAGCAATGTGGGCTCGGGCCTCATCGGCACGACGGTCGGCATCGTGACGTTTCTTCTCCTGGTGACCGGCGCCGTCGTGGAGCTCCAGGATGACCTGAACATCATCTGGAAGACGAAACCGCCCGCAAGCTACGGGATCCTCGACTTCGTCCGCACGCGGCTCGTCAGCCTCGCGTTGATCTTAGGAATCGGCTTCCTGCTGCTCGTCTCGCTCGTGATCGATACCGGGCTGACCGCGATCGGGCATTATCTCGAGGCCAATTTCTCAGGCGCGACGATCATTCTGCGCTTCCTGAACAGCCTCGTGGCCTTCGCCATCGCGACGCTGCTTTTCGCGATGATGTTCAAGATGCTGCCGGCCGTGGACCTGAGGTGGAGTGACGTGTGGACCGGCTCCCTGGTGACGGCCCTCCTGTTCACCATCGGCAAGTTCCTGATCGGGTATTATCTCGGCAAGAGCAACGTCGCGTCGAGCTACGGTGCCGCCGCCTCCGTCATCACGATCCTGCTGTGGATCTATTACTCATCCCTGATCCTGCTCTTCGGCGCCGAATTCACGAAAGCCTATGCCGAGAGCCGCGGGAGCCGAGGCCCTGGGCGTCTCCCGGAGTCCCAACGGGAAACGGGCCGGGAAGCCCCGGCCCGTTCCAATTCGACGATGACCTAA
- a CDS encoding zinc-binding dehydrogenase, whose protein sequence is MIKAFGYAAQDATTPLAPFSFERREPRENDVQIEILYCGVCHSDLHTAREEWGGTLYPCVPGHEIVGRVTRVGQGVRKFKEGDLVGVGCMVDSCRTCRSCREGLEQYCEVGFTGTYNGPEQGTGANTYGGYSDNIVVDESFVLKVPEGMDLAAAAPLLCAGITTYSPLRRWRVQPGQKVGVVGLGGLGHMAVKLARAMGAHVVLFTTSPNKREDALALGAHEVVVSRDPEAMKEHVNSFDFILDTVAAPHDLDSYLVLLARDGAMVLVGAPAEPHPATTVFNLIMKRRQIAGSLIGGIAETQEMLDFCAQHGITSEIEIIPIQKINEAYERMLRSDVKYRFVIDMASLKQEAAA, encoded by the coding sequence GTGATCAAAGCTTTCGGCTATGCCGCCCAGGATGCGACCACCCCGCTTGCCCCCTTCAGCTTCGAGCGCCGGGAGCCCCGCGAGAACGACGTCCAGATCGAGATTCTGTATTGCGGCGTCTGCCACTCCGACTTGCACACTGCACGAGAGGAATGGGGTGGCACTCTCTACCCCTGTGTGCCAGGCCACGAGATCGTCGGCCGAGTCACGCGTGTCGGCCAGGGTGTGCGGAAATTCAAGGAGGGCGACCTTGTCGGCGTGGGCTGCATGGTCGATTCCTGCCGCACATGCCGCTCTTGCCGCGAAGGCCTGGAGCAATACTGCGAAGTCGGCTTCACCGGCACGTATAACGGTCCCGAGCAGGGCACGGGCGCCAATACCTATGGCGGCTATTCCGACAACATCGTCGTCGACGAGAGCTTCGTCCTGAAAGTACCCGAGGGCATGGACCTCGCCGCTGCCGCGCCTCTTCTCTGCGCAGGGATTACCACGTATTCCCCCCTGCGCCGCTGGCGCGTGCAGCCTGGGCAGAAAGTGGGCGTGGTCGGCCTCGGCGGCCTAGGCCATATGGCCGTCAAGCTCGCGCGGGCCATGGGTGCACATGTGGTGCTGTTCACCACCTCGCCCAACAAGCGCGAGGACGCACTCGCCCTCGGGGCCCACGAAGTGGTCGTGTCGCGGGATCCCGAGGCCATGAAGGAGCACGTGAACAGCTTCGATTTCATCCTCGACACCGTCGCCGCCCCGCATGACCTCGACAGCTACCTCGTCTTGCTTGCCCGCGATGGCGCCATGGTGCTCGTCGGCGCCCCGGCCGAGCCACATCCGGCCACGACGGTGTTCAACCTGATCATGAAACGTCGGCAGATTGCCGGCTCGCTGATCGGCGGCATCGCCGAAACCCAGGAGATGCTCGATTTCTGCGCCCAGCACGGCATCACCTCCGAGATCGAGATCATTCCGATCCAGAAGATCAACGAGGCTTATGAGCGGATGCTGAGAAGCGACGTGAAATACCGCTTCGTCATCGATATGGCTTCGCTGAAGCAGGAGGCGGCAGCGTAA
- a CDS encoding HlyU family transcriptional regulator, which yields MASILKDLWSRLSGGGSTGEREEPAAEAVEYKGFRIRPAPYSAKGGYQTAGVIEKDFDTGMKEHRFVRAETHPSKDDAATFAIAKGKQIIDEQGDRVFH from the coding sequence ATGGCATCGATCTTGAAGGACCTCTGGAGCCGCCTGTCGGGCGGAGGCAGCACAGGCGAGCGCGAGGAGCCTGCCGCCGAGGCGGTAGAATACAAGGGATTCCGCATCCGGCCCGCGCCTTATTCCGCCAAGGGCGGGTATCAGACCGCTGGCGTGATCGAGAAGGATTTCGACACCGGCATGAAGGAACACCGCTTCGTGCGGGCCGAGACGCATCCCAGCAAGGACGACGCAGCCACATTCGCCATCGCCAAGGGCAAGCAGATCATCGACGAGCAGGGCGACAGGGTTTTCCATTGA
- a CDS encoding PrkA family serine protein kinase, which translates to MHHSDDLFSSFLKTYETRREAEMSLADYLEGCRNDPMMYASAPERILAAIGEPRLVDTSKDARLGRIFMNRTIRVYPAFSEFYGMEETIEMIVSFFRHAAQGLEERKQILYLLGPVGGGKSSLAERLKALMEINPIYVLKAGDEVSPVFESPLGLFDPEQMGPILEERYGIPRRRLTNLLSPWAIKRLDEFKGDISKFRVVKINPSRLRQIAIAKTEPGDENNQDISSLVGKVDIRKLETLSQADPDAYSYSGGLNRANQGILEFVEMFKAPIKMLHPLLTATQEGNYVGTENIGSIPFSGIILAHSNEAEWQTFRTNKNNEAFIDRIYVIKVPYCLRVTEEQKIYEKLIRSSELAGAPCAPATLEMLARFSVLSRLRAHENSNFFSKMRVYDGESLREVDPRARSLQEYKDSAGVDEGMDGISTRFAFKVLSATFNHDTIEVAADPVHLMYVLEQSLRREQLPQDVERRYLEFIKAELAPRYADFIGHEIQKAYLESYHDYGQNLFDRYVAYADAWIEDQDFKDPDTGQLLNRELLNQELTKIEKPAGIANPKDFRNEVVKFSLRARAGNQGRNPSWTSYEKIRDVIERRMFSQVEELLPVISFGSKKDSETEKKHGEFVERMMARGYTERQVRRLVEWYMRVKQAG; encoded by the coding sequence ATGCATCATTCCGACGACCTGTTCTCGAGTTTCCTGAAGACATACGAAACCCGCCGCGAGGCGGAGATGTCCCTGGCGGACTACCTGGAAGGGTGCCGCAACGATCCCATGATGTATGCGAGCGCTCCCGAGCGCATCCTGGCGGCTATCGGCGAGCCCCGGCTTGTCGATACGTCGAAGGATGCACGCCTCGGCCGCATCTTCATGAACCGCACGATCCGGGTTTACCCGGCCTTCTCCGAATTCTACGGCATGGAAGAGACGATCGAGATGATCGTCAGCTTCTTCCGACACGCCGCCCAAGGCCTCGAAGAGCGCAAGCAGATCCTTTACCTGCTCGGCCCGGTCGGCGGCGGCAAATCTTCTCTTGCCGAGCGCCTGAAGGCGCTTATGGAAATCAATCCCATCTATGTCCTGAAGGCGGGCGACGAGGTCAGTCCGGTCTTCGAGAGTCCGCTCGGCCTTTTCGATCCGGAGCAGATGGGGCCGATCCTGGAGGAGCGGTACGGCATTCCGCGTCGGCGCCTGACCAACCTGCTCAGCCCCTGGGCTATCAAGCGGCTCGACGAGTTCAAGGGCGACATTTCCAAGTTCCGGGTGGTCAAGATCAACCCGTCCCGCCTGAGACAGATCGCCATCGCCAAGACGGAGCCCGGCGACGAGAACAATCAGGATATTTCGTCTCTCGTGGGCAAGGTCGACATCCGCAAGCTCGAGACCCTATCCCAAGCCGATCCCGATGCCTACAGCTATTCCGGCGGCCTCAATCGCGCCAACCAGGGCATTCTCGAATTCGTCGAGATGTTCAAGGCGCCTATCAAGATGCTGCATCCCCTGCTTACCGCCACGCAGGAGGGGAATTACGTCGGTACCGAGAACATCGGCTCTATCCCGTTCAGCGGCATCATCCTGGCGCATTCGAACGAGGCGGAGTGGCAGACCTTCCGCACCAACAAGAACAACGAGGCCTTCATCGACCGCATCTACGTGATCAAGGTGCCATATTGCCTGCGGGTCACGGAGGAGCAGAAGATCTACGAGAAACTGATCCGCAGTTCGGAACTGGCTGGCGCTCCCTGCGCTCCGGCCACGCTCGAAATGCTGGCACGGTTTTCGGTCCTGTCGCGCTTGCGGGCGCACGAGAACTCGAATTTCTTCTCGAAGATGCGCGTCTATGACGGCGAGAGCCTGCGCGAGGTCGATCCGCGCGCACGCAGCCTGCAGGAGTACAAGGATTCCGCCGGCGTGGACGAAGGCATGGACGGGATCTCGACCCGCTTCGCCTTCAAGGTCCTGTCCGCCACCTTCAACCACGATACGATCGAGGTAGCGGCCGACCCGGTCCATCTCATGTACGTGCTCGAACAATCCCTGCGGCGCGAGCAGCTGCCCCAGGACGTGGAGCGGCGGTATCTGGAATTCATCAAGGCCGAACTGGCGCCGCGCTACGCGGATTTCATCGGCCACGAAATCCAGAAGGCCTATCTCGAGTCCTATCACGATTACGGCCAGAATCTTTTCGACCGCTATGTGGCTTATGCGGATGCCTGGATCGAGGATCAGGACTTCAAGGATCCCGACACCGGCCAGCTTCTGAACCGGGAGCTCCTGAACCAGGAGCTGACCAAGATCGAGAAGCCGGCCGGTATCGCCAACCCGAAGGACTTCCGCAACGAGGTGGTCAAGTTCTCGCTCCGCGCGCGGGCCGGCAACCAGGGCCGCAATCCGTCCTGGACGAGCTATGAGAAGATTCGCGACGTGATCGAACGCCGCATGTTCTCACAGGTCGAGGAATTGCTGCCCGTCATCAGCTTCGGCTCCAAGAAGGACAGCGAGACCGAGAAGAAGCACGGAGAATTCGTGGAGCGGATGATGGCGCGTGGATACACCGAGCGCCAGGTGCGGCGTCTGGTGGAATGGTACATGCGCGTGAAACAGGCGGGCTGA